The Fibrobacter sp. sequence GAAAAATATCTGGTAAGCTCTTCTGCATTGTAAATCGCACCTTCAGAGGTAACGATAATTGCGTGGTGCTTGCCTTTTTGATATGCTTCGTGGATTGTAGCTTCAAGCTTCTGGATGTCGAAGTCTACCTCCGGAACTATTATCACTTCAGCACCTCCGGCAATCCCTGACATCAGCGCCAGGTATCCGCAATCCCTTCCCATCACCTCGACGGCAAATACTCTCTGATGAGATGAAGCCGTCACTTTGATCCTGTCAATTGCCTCCAGTGCGACATTGAGAGCAGTGTCCACTCCGATAGTGATATCGGAACCGAAGAGATCATTGTCGATTGTGGAAGCGACTCCAACCACAGGGAATCCCATTTGAGAAAGAGCAAAAGCTCCCCGCTGAGAACCACTTCCGCCAATAATAATGATTGCATCGATATCTCTTTCACTGAGTCTTCTGATCGCAGTACGTTGTCCCTCTTCAGTTTGGAAATCAGGACTTCTGGAGCTGCCCAGGATTGTACCACCAGCGCCAACTATCCCCCCTACATCACGGGGACTCAGTTCAACAAAGGAACCGCCAAGCAGGCCTTCATAGCCTCTCTGTACCCCGAAAACACCCCAGTCACGAGCACGGGCAGTTCTTACAACAGACCGGATAGCAGCATTCATCCCTGGAGCATCACCACCGCTTGTCAAGACAGCAATTTTCATTTTTACCTGTGTTTATTAGAGATATTCTTTTTACTTTTCATCAAAAAAATGACGACACCGATTCCATCCCCGATCCGGAAAACAGACAGTAAATACTTACATATAGTTTTCATTCGGTATTACCTGAGCAAATCTTTCCTGTGAAAATTCTCCAGCAACTCATCCTGAGCAGGGACTATATGTCTGTTTCTAAACAGACGCACAGGATGATCTCCCTCACTTTCCACCCTGTAGTCGTAACCGTTTCGTTCGATTACCTGTTCGATGATTTTTTGACTGGGAACAAAGTTTTGGTTTATAGATTTCAAAAAAGAGTGATAGCGGTCCATTTTTTTTGATTCCCACATCGGTATGAATTGTCCATTTTCCAGGTTTTTTCTTATCTGGTATACTTCTGAATGACGCAGATAGGGTTTATGCGGGAACAGAATCGCCAGTTCAGGAATCTCGGAAGGATATATTTCTGAGAGACCATTTTTTTCATAATGCCGTTCAATTAGTTTGTTTGTAAACTGAAGATGACCGATTTCGAACTGTAAATTAGAGTTCCAGATCTCTCTTATCCGTTCATCATTTTCTGAACACATGACTGAATGATACAGATAACATTCCGTGTATTGAATAAGCATCAGCATTTCTATTGCAGGAAAGGATGGGTCTATAAGAGAATTGGCGATTGTGAGATGCTGCTCTTCTACCTGGGCAATTTCCTGGAAAAGCGCTCTGCCCTCCTTATCGATGATTCTGTTTCCGATATTGGAAAGAAAATTGTTTGTCTGAAATTCAAGAGATGAGATTAACAGACAGTTAATCAGGGTTTTTATATGGGATTTTGAAAAGTCAATTGGTGCACAGACAGTGTCGATCGGGTGGCGATGAGAGATGACAGATGGTCTGCCGGGAAAGATTTCTAACAGATTCCTCACCAGCCAGTCAGCCGGAGTCTCATCACTGTATTGATAAAGGTTTGAAAAACGGTATAGATGATCAATATCTTCGATCATTATGAATTCCAGAGCCGATAATATCCGGTCATCCGGTTCATTCTGCGCAATGGCAGATGCCAGCCCTGCCTCCGTTGCCTCGTAACAGATCGCCATCTCCACAGGTGATTCCTGGAAAGGAATAAGCCAGTTAATCTGTTTCTGCTGCTGCTGTTCAGCCCGGCATAATAAAGAGATTTCCTTTCTGAGTTCCGGATTTTCGGTTTTACTAAGAAGCATGTGCAGGAAGAAAACCGCCTCGGTTTCCAGAGCGTTTAAAAGGATGATATGAGCCCGGGTGAAAGGGTGCACCTGTTCTTTATTATAAGGAAGAGTGTTGATCTGCTTCCAGGTGAGAAACTGCTCATTTAAAGGGATGCCTTTTTCCGCGAAAGGATTAAAAGTCACCTGATTCTCCTTTGGAAAATTGGCGTGGACCGGGATTGTTTGCTAAAAAAAAGCAACAGATATGCCAGCAGGAGAGCTGTCAGGGAGATTTTATCTTTGAGGGAAATTGTGACTTAACGGGTTAAGTCACAAAGTCACCTCTGAGGTAATTTAGGAGCTTAACGACTTAGGTCACAATTTCATCTCTGAGGTAATTTCGGAATTTAACGACTTAGGTCACAATTTCATCTCTGAGGTAATTTCGGAATTTAACGACTTAAGTCACAATTTCACCTCTGAGGTAATTTAGGAACTTAACAACTTAAGTCACATTTTCACCCCCGAGGTACACGCAAAAAATCAAAGACCCCTGGTAACTCTCAAAGTACTTATAATCTGTTCATACACAGGAAGGAATTTTTCGAAGAGATCCGGCTTGGTCCAGAAAGAGACCCTGATATCGTAAGTACCTATATTGAAGAAAAACTCAACAAAGCGAAAACCGGATTTGTCATAAACCCACTTTACCATAGGATTGTCACCGGCGAAAAAGTCGGTCAGACCCTGATCCTGGTCGATATCCTTCTGGTTAAGTCTTCTTATATACTCCGCATACTCCCGGGCTGGTTCGTTCAGATTAATAGCGATGCCTCTTGTACCATGAAAACCCTCGACTGTAGATCCTATAAAAAGAAGCTCTACACCGGATTTCTGAAGCTCCCCGGCAAAAGCCCTGCTGCTCCGATCCATCTTTTCCGGGTCAGTTTCAATCTGCCAGTTGCCGCTGAAAGTGAAGATAAACCTCAGAGGTTTGTTTTCGTAAATCCCATCCTCCGGATAGTAATCATCAGGATAGAACTGCACCATCGAAGGCGCGCATGAGAGGAGAAAAACAGAAGCGGCCAGCAGGAAATATCTCATCAGAGACTCACTTCTGTGGGCAGGAAATTTTTCCGCCGTTCATTTATTCGCTCCACAGAGGCACCAAGAGATGCAAGCCTCTGATCCATACGTTCATATCCCCTGTCAATTTGCTCTATGTTGTAAATAACACTTCTGCCCTCCGCCGCACAGGCCGCAATCAGCAGTGCCATACCCGCCCTGATATCCGGAGAACTGATAGTTGAGCCATAAAGCAGAGAGGGTCCTACTATAACTGCCCTGTGAGGATCGCAGAGCACTATCTGAGCACCCATACCTATCAGCTTATCAACAAAAAACAGCCTCGATTCAAACATCTTCTCATGTACCAGGCAAGTCCCCTCAGATTGTGTCGCAGTTACAAGCAGTATAGAAAGAAGGTCTGTGGGAAAACCCGGCCAGGGACTGTCCTCGATTCTGGGTATTGCCCCGCCAAGGTCTTTTTTTATCTTCAGAGGCTGTTTTTCAGGAACAAAAATAGTACCTTTTTGCGCATCAGCTACCACTTCAACTCCAATTCTTTCGAACTGAAACAGAATCATCCTCATTACAGAGAGATCCACACCTGTAATAGTGAGGGGTGATCTGGTAGCAGCCGCCAAACCAATGAAAGATCCAGCTTCTATATAGTCGCTTCCTACATCGTGAAGAACCGAGCCGAAATTCTGCGATCCGTGTACTTTAAGCACATTTGACCCTGTTCCCTCAATCTCTACACCCAGTTTTTCCAGAAATCTGCACAATCCCTGGACGTGAGGTTCTGAGGCAGCATTTGCTATGATGGTAGTCCCTTTTGCCCCTGCGGCTGCGATCAGGGCGTTTTCCGTAGCTGTTACAGAGGCCTCATCGAGGTATATATCGGCCCCCCTCAAGCCATCGGATGTCTCCAGGATGAAATTTGTCTGCTGAGTCTTTCGCTCAATGCGCAGATCTGCTCCCAGTGCCTTGAAAACCAGAAAATGGGTATCCATTCTACGCCTGCCGATCATATCCCCGCCCGGCTGGCTGATTACCGCTTTTCCGGTCCTTACAAGCAGTGATGAGGCAAACAGGATCGATGCTCTTATGGTGCTGGAGAGTTCGATGGGCAGTTCAGAGGACCTGATTTCCGGGGCCTCAATAGTCACAGTGCCATCACAGACAGGTGAAATTTTGGCACCAAGTTCAGAAGCGATTTCAAGCATGTTGCGCACATCACCAATATCCGGGACATTGTTAAGGGTAACAGGTTTGCAACTGAGAAGCGAGGCAGCAATCAGCGGCAATGCCTCGTTTTTATTTCCGGAAACCCTGATGCTTCCTTTCAGACTGGTTCTGCCCTCTACGATAAATCCACTCATTAGAGACTCCTGAGGAAAAACGGGAAAATATTAAAATATATCAGAGGAAAGAAAAATGAGAGATTATGCCGGCAGCAGTGTTTAGGAATACTGAATTTGCTGCTTTTCGATGAAAATTGCCCGATTTTAAAATCGGCTCTCATTTACGAAGAAAAGTAGTTATATTTATAAGAAATGAGTATGAGACTACGCTCTGTCTGCGTGCATACCAATTTCTTGACGAACACCGTTCTTCTGGGAATTCTTCTTTGAATAGTGCGTGCGCGCCGTCCTCATGCCGACGGATTACAAGTTATTCAAGGGAACAACCAATATTCCAATAAGAAGGATCAAGAATGAGGGCTCGTGGGCAGAGCTTTTATTTTCTACAGCTCTTTACCCCGGTTGAGGATTAATTTTTCGTATTGTTCAATTAAAGAGGCAGTAATCTTCTCTTTTTCACCCAGGCATTTAAAAGCCAGGGCAATAGCTTCTATGGTAGAAAGGCCCTCTCTTTTGGTCTGAGCACGCAAGGAGTGATGCTGCGGATTGAGAGAGATGCGGTTCAGTTTCAGAAACCAGGGATTACGCCACCAGAGGGTTTTGGCCTGTTTCCACGATCCATCAAGAGCAATAATTCCACGCAAAACCGAAGGATTATCCATCTCCCTTTTATTCCTTGCGAAGACCTGGCAGGGCTTGCTTGTTTCAGCACTGCCTTTCAGATAGAGAATCCCCCAGTTTGAAGGCTGTTCATCGGGGCCGGCCACATACTTGAAATTAGGCCAGGAGAGTCCAACAAGAAGTTTGCTGTTGGAAAGAGCCATGCTGGCGAGTTTTGCGGAATTGAGCTGTTTATACTGTTCCTGAGGGTGCTGCAGGATAATGACCCGGAGGTGATTTTCAAAAGACAGCACCTTTCCACAGAAACACTCCTCCCTGGAACGCAGGCATTGAGGACATGACTTGAATCTGTCGATTTTTAAATGGGCTCTGGGATCTTTTTTCTGCAACTGAGTTTTAATCGTGTGAAAGGTTGAATTCATTGTTTAGGTCTTTTGGCGGTAAGATACATGTGTTCCACAGGAAGACTTCC is a genomic window containing:
- a CDS encoding 6-phosphofructokinase — encoded protein: MKIAVLTSGGDAPGMNAAIRSVVRTARARDWGVFGVQRGYEGLLGGSFVELSPRDVGGIVGAGGTILGSSRSPDFQTEEGQRTAIRRLSERDIDAIIIIGGSGSQRGAFALSQMGFPVVGVASTIDNDLFGSDITIGVDTALNVALEAIDRIKVTASSHQRVFAVEVMGRDCGYLALMSGIAGGAEVIIVPEVDFDIQKLEATIHEAYQKGKHHAIIVTSEGAIYNAEELTRYFSGASNLSGYELRTTVLGYVQRGAVPGVFDRILATRLGAAAVDCIGRHSFGVLTGIQKSEITTTPLKLVASRKKELDTSLLGLADLLAK
- a CDS encoding DTW domain-containing protein is translated as MNSTFHTIKTQLQKKDPRAHLKIDRFKSCPQCLRSREECFCGKVLSFENHLRVIILQHPQEQYKQLNSAKLASMALSNSKLLVGLSWPNFKYVAGPDEQPSNWGILYLKGSAETSKPCQVFARNKREMDNPSVLRGIIALDGSWKQAKTLWWRNPWFLKLNRISLNPQHHSLRAQTKREGLSTIEAIALAFKCLGEKEKITASLIEQYEKLILNRGKEL
- the murA gene encoding UDP-N-acetylglucosamine 1-carboxyvinyltransferase is translated as MSGFIVEGRTSLKGSIRVSGNKNEALPLIAASLLSCKPVTLNNVPDIGDVRNMLEIASELGAKISPVCDGTVTIEAPEIRSSELPIELSSTIRASILFASSLLVRTGKAVISQPGGDMIGRRRMDTHFLVFKALGADLRIERKTQQTNFILETSDGLRGADIYLDEASVTATENALIAAAGAKGTTIIANAASEPHVQGLCRFLEKLGVEIEGTGSNVLKVHGSQNFGSVLHDVGSDYIEAGSFIGLAAATRSPLTITGVDLSVMRMILFQFERIGVEVVADAQKGTIFVPEKQPLKIKKDLGGAIPRIEDSPWPGFPTDLLSILLVTATQSEGTCLVHEKMFESRLFFVDKLIGMGAQIVLCDPHRAVIVGPSLLYGSTISSPDIRAGMALLIAACAAEGRSVIYNIEQIDRGYERMDQRLASLGASVERINERRKNFLPTEVSL